One genomic segment of Desulfomicrobium sp. ZS1 includes these proteins:
- the cimA gene encoding citramalate synthase: MNTIQIYDTTLRDGTQSEELNLSTEDKLRIATRLDQLGMAYLEGGWPGSNPKDKRFFAEMKQYQLSTAKLAAFGSTHAAKGTAESDANLLALIESEAPVLTIFGKTWDIHVTDALKITLERNLELIRDSLAFLRPHADELFYDAEHFFDGYKKNADYAISCLRTAMDAGADLLVLCDTNGGSLPEEIAAIMDTVRERLPKARLGIHAHNDCELAVANSLAAVRHGAVQVQGTINGYGERCGNANLCSIIGNLELKMGCSCLPQGHLERLTETSAFVAEVANLRCFKRQPYTGQSAFTHKGGVHVAAVRRNPRTYEHIEPELVGNKQRIILSDLAGQSNILFKAKQYGFELDKGDPFVLELLTELKNREDQGYEYSAAEASYELLVNRVLGRARNYFRLMSFRILDSVFTEGVEPFTEATVMLRVGGMVEHTAATGKGPVNAMDCALRKGLERFYPNLNEMRLMDFKVRVLAVANKEEGHSGTASVVRVLIESGDQKSRWTTVGVSYNIIEASRQALEDSINYKLFKDDQKKLTQAIREI; this comes from the coding sequence ATGAACACCATCCAGATCTACGACACCACCCTGCGCGACGGAACCCAGTCCGAGGAATTAAATCTCTCCACCGAGGATAAACTGCGCATCGCCACCAGGCTCGATCAGCTTGGGATGGCCTATCTCGAAGGCGGATGGCCCGGTTCCAACCCCAAAGACAAACGCTTTTTCGCGGAAATGAAGCAGTATCAACTGAGCACCGCCAAACTGGCCGCCTTCGGCTCCACCCACGCCGCCAAGGGCACGGCTGAGAGCGACGCCAACCTGCTGGCCCTCATCGAGTCCGAAGCGCCGGTGCTGACCATTTTCGGCAAGACCTGGGACATACACGTCACCGACGCGCTCAAGATCACCCTGGAGCGCAACCTCGAACTCATCCGCGACTCCCTGGCCTTTTTGCGCCCCCATGCCGATGAGCTTTTCTACGATGCCGAACATTTCTTCGACGGCTACAAGAAGAACGCCGACTACGCCATTTCCTGTCTGCGAACAGCCATGGACGCCGGGGCGGACCTGCTGGTGCTCTGCGACACCAACGGCGGCAGCCTGCCGGAAGAAATCGCCGCCATCATGGACACCGTGCGCGAGCGTCTGCCCAAGGCCCGCCTTGGCATCCACGCGCACAACGACTGCGAGCTGGCCGTGGCCAATTCCCTGGCCGCCGTGCGCCATGGGGCGGTCCAGGTCCAGGGCACCATCAACGGCTACGGCGAGCGCTGCGGCAACGCCAACCTCTGCTCCATCATCGGCAATCTGGAACTCAAGATGGGCTGTTCCTGCCTGCCCCAGGGGCATCTGGAGCGCCTGACCGAGACCTCGGCCTTTGTGGCCGAAGTGGCCAACCTGCGCTGTTTCAAGCGCCAGCCCTACACGGGCCAGTCCGCCTTCACGCACAAGGGCGGGGTGCATGTCGCGGCCGTGCGCCGCAACCCGCGCACCTACGAGCACATCGAACCCGAACTGGTCGGCAACAAGCAGCGCATCATCCTTTCGGACCTGGCCGGACAGTCCAACATTCTTTTCAAGGCCAAGCAGTACGGCTTCGAGCTTGACAAGGGCGACCCCTTCGTCCTTGAACTCCTGACGGAGCTCAAGAACCGCGAGGACCAGGGCTACGAATACTCCGCCGCCGAAGCGTCCTACGAACTGCTGGTCAACCGGGTGCTCGGCCGGGCGCGCAACTACTTCAGGCTCATGAGCTTCCGCATCCTGGACTCGGTCTTCACCGAGGGCGTCGAGCCCTTCACCGAGGCCACGGTCATGCTGCGCGTGGGCGGGATGGTCGAGCACACGGCGGCCACGGGCAAGGGGCCGGTCAACGCCATGGACTGCGCCTTGCGCAAGGGGCTGGAACGATTCTACCCGAACCTGAACGAAATGCGTCTGATGGACTTCAAGGTGCGGGTGCTGGCCGTGGCGAACAAGGAAGAGGGGCACAGCGGAACGGCCTCGGTGGTGCGGGTGCTGATCGAATCCGGGGATCAGAAGAGCCGCTGGACCACGGTGGGCGTGTCCTACAACATCATCGAGGCCAGCCGCCAGGCTCTGGAAGATTCCATCAACTACAAACTCTTCAAGGACGACCAGAAAAAGCTGACCCAGGCCATCCGGGAAATCTGA
- the lpxB gene encoding lipid-A-disaccharide synthase, with protein sequence MTSAPTIWINAGETSGDLHGQLLVQALREQCPGASFMGMAGPAMREEGVEALLRTEALSVMGFTEVLAQLPRIMNLLRTLKDQLAKTRPDVVVVIDAPDFHFRVARIAQSLGIPVVYYISPKLWAWREGRVKFLRRHVDRLVSILPFEVEFYARHGMAIDYVGHPLLDSIRTQKILATTPRANRIGILPGSRKREITSLLPVFSRAAALLAARHPDLEFVLPVAPGMDRDLITSCWASETPVTLVDSSSRYELMRSCRAIMAASGTATLETALLEVPTAVAYKFSPLTYLLGRMLVKVPFISLPNLILGESVFPEFLQHDANPSALAATMSQWIQDTPARARVLDQLGTLPGLLGNGGATARAAKIVLETMRKPSNPA encoded by the coding sequence ATGACAAGCGCGCCCACCATCTGGATAAACGCAGGCGAAACCTCCGGCGACCTGCATGGCCAGCTTCTGGTCCAGGCCCTGCGCGAGCAGTGCCCCGGGGCTTCCTTCATGGGCATGGCCGGACCGGCCATGCGCGAGGAAGGGGTTGAAGCCCTGCTCCGAACCGAGGCCCTGTCGGTCATGGGCTTCACCGAGGTCTTGGCCCAGCTGCCAAGAATCATGAATCTTTTACGCACCCTGAAAGACCAGCTGGCCAAGACCCGTCCGGATGTGGTGGTGGTCATCGACGCCCCTGATTTTCACTTCCGCGTGGCCCGCATCGCGCAAAGCCTGGGCATCCCCGTCGTGTACTACATCAGCCCCAAACTCTGGGCCTGGCGCGAGGGAAGGGTGAAGTTCCTGCGCCGCCACGTGGACCGTCTCGTCTCCATCCTGCCTTTTGAAGTCGAGTTCTATGCCCGGCACGGCATGGCCATAGACTATGTCGGCCATCCCCTGCTTGACTCCATCAGAACGCAAAAAATACTGGCAACGACGCCGCGCGCGAATCGCATCGGCATCCTGCCCGGCAGCCGCAAACGCGAGATCACGTCCCTTCTGCCCGTGTTTTCCCGCGCCGCCGCCCTGCTGGCCGCCCGCCATCCGGACCTGGAATTTGTCCTGCCCGTGGCTCCGGGCATGGACCGCGATCTGATCACCAGCTGCTGGGCCTCCGAGACTCCCGTCACCCTGGTCGACAGTTCATCCCGTTACGAGCTCATGCGCTCCTGCCGGGCCATCATGGCCGCTTCGGGCACGGCGACACTGGAGACGGCCCTGCTCGAAGTGCCCACGGCCGTGGCCTACAAATTTTCGCCGCTGACGTATCTGTTGGGACGGATGCTGGTGAAGGTGCCCTTCATCTCCCTGCCCAACCTGATCCTGGGCGAATCCGTGTTTCCTGAATTTTTGCAGCACGATGCCAACCCTTCGGCGCTGGCGGCAACCATGTCGCAATGGATACAGGACACTCCCGCGCGCGCCCGCGTTCTGGACCAGCTGGGCACCCTGCCCGGCCTGCTCGGCAATGGCGGAGCCACGGCCCGGGCGGCGAAAATCGTGCTGGAGACCATGCGAAAACCAAGCAACCCTGCCTGA
- a CDS encoding VanZ family protein — MRENTVISLHKLTWAAYVLALIVGSLVPVDMSGAPEQSDKAFHFLAYGLMVFFWPADWKGFRLSPFWLAAGLGLLLEIAQGALPTGRFMDLWDVAANALGAGVGLAVALLRFKHAGRSA, encoded by the coding sequence ATGCGTGAAAATACGGTCATCTCCCTGCACAAGCTTACCTGGGCGGCCTACGTGCTCGCTCTCATCGTGGGATCTTTGGTTCCGGTGGACATGTCCGGGGCTCCGGAACAGAGCGACAAGGCTTTTCACTTTCTGGCCTATGGCCTGATGGTTTTTTTCTGGCCTGCGGACTGGAAAGGTTTTCGGCTGTCCCCTTTCTGGCTGGCGGCGGGCCTTGGGTTGCTGCTTGAAATCGCCCAGGGCGCTTTGCCCACGGGGCGATTTATGGATCTCTGGGACGTGGCGGCCAATGCACTCGGTGCCGGAGTCGGCTTGGCGGTCGCGCTGCTGCGTTTTAAACATGCGGGAAGGTCGGCATGA
- the pnp gene encoding polyribonucleotide nucleotidyltransferase — MAAFQTTRRTIPMGDSEIIIEHGKLALQASGAVTVQWGDTIVLVTATHQALDRVVDFLPLTCNYQEMLYSAGRVPGNYFRREVGRPSEHETLTSRLMDRPIRPLFPKGCTNEIQVIATVISSDKERSADILAMLGASTALHISEIPFAGPIAAIRVGYRDGKFLLNPTATELATSQLNMILAGSRDAVVMVEGGAQFLSEDIMTEAVAWGHAQLGPLLDAQEELRKMLGREKFTVTPPTEDTELIEAVAALATAPLTEALAVPGKMDRRDAKKKVKQNLMEALVAKYAETPERIRGVGEIMEKLEKKIVRQRIMTDKIRIDGRDLTTVRPLIMEVGFLPRTHGSAIFTRGETKALCTCTLGSTRDEQRIETLAGDTSRRFLMHYNFPPYSVGEARMLRAPGRREIGHGALSERALNPVLPDPDAFPFTIRVVSDIMESNGSSSMASVCGGTLALMDAGVPIKTPIAGIAMGLIKEGDEYLVLTDILGDEDHLGDMDFKVAGSRDGVTSIQMDIKIAGIPAEVMQKALHQAKVARVHILDQMEALIAAPRGELSKFAPQMDIVHISQDKIREVIGPGGKNIKAICEATKADIDIDDSGKISIFAPDSVSLAKAREMVLYYDQKAELNKDYDGIVKKIMDFGAFIEILPGLEGLCHISQLARDRVNVVTDVVQEGDAIRVRVIDIEPSGRIKLSRKAIILEELGEEPEPVQPRSDRPRSDRPRGGDRPRGGDRGGPRR, encoded by the coding sequence ATGGCAGCTTTTCAGACCACCAGACGCACCATCCCCATGGGCGACAGTGAAATCATCATCGAACACGGCAAGCTCGCGCTGCAGGCCAGCGGTGCCGTAACCGTGCAGTGGGGCGACACCATCGTTCTGGTCACGGCCACTCATCAGGCCCTGGACCGGGTCGTAGATTTTCTTCCCCTGACCTGCAATTATCAGGAGATGCTCTATTCCGCCGGCCGCGTACCGGGCAACTATTTTCGCCGCGAAGTGGGCCGCCCCAGCGAGCACGAGACCCTGACCTCACGGCTCATGGACCGCCCCATCCGTCCGCTCTTTCCCAAGGGCTGCACCAATGAGATCCAGGTCATCGCCACGGTCATCTCCTCGGACAAGGAGCGTTCCGCCGACATCCTGGCCATGCTGGGCGCATCCACGGCCCTGCACATCTCCGAGATCCCCTTCGCCGGTCCCATTGCGGCCATCCGCGTGGGCTATCGCGACGGAAAATTTCTCCTCAATCCCACGGCCACGGAGCTTGCCACAAGCCAACTGAACATGATTCTGGCCGGTTCGCGCGACGCGGTGGTCATGGTCGAAGGCGGAGCCCAGTTCCTGTCCGAAGACATCATGACCGAGGCCGTAGCCTGGGGACACGCTCAGCTTGGCCCCCTGCTCGATGCCCAGGAAGAGCTGCGCAAGATGCTTGGCAGAGAGAAGTTCACGGTCACTCCCCCGACCGAAGACACGGAACTGATTGAAGCCGTGGCCGCACTTGCCACCGCTCCCCTGACCGAAGCCCTGGCGGTGCCCGGCAAGATGGATCGCCGCGATGCCAAGAAGAAGGTCAAGCAGAATCTGATGGAAGCCCTGGTGGCTAAGTACGCCGAGACTCCCGAACGAATCCGGGGCGTTGGCGAGATCATGGAAAAGCTGGAGAAGAAGATCGTCCGCCAGCGCATCATGACCGACAAGATCCGCATCGACGGCCGCGACCTGACCACGGTCCGCCCCCTGATCATGGAAGTGGGTTTTCTGCCCCGCACCCATGGCTCGGCCATCTTCACGCGCGGCGAGACCAAGGCCCTGTGCACATGCACCCTCGGCAGCACCCGCGACGAGCAGCGCATCGAGACCCTGGCCGGCGATACATCCAGGCGCTTCCTGATGCACTACAACTTCCCGCCGTACAGCGTGGGTGAAGCCCGCATGCTGCGCGCCCCCGGTCGCCGCGAAATCGGCCATGGCGCTCTTTCAGAGCGGGCTCTGAATCCTGTTCTGCCCGATCCGGATGCATTCCCGTTCACCATCCGTGTCGTCTCCGACATCATGGAATCCAACGGTTCCTCCTCCATGGCCTCCGTCTGCGGCGGCACCCTTGCGCTCATGGACGCGGGCGTACCCATAAAGACCCCCATCGCGGGCATCGCCATGGGCCTGATCAAGGAAGGCGACGAATACCTCGTCCTGACCGACATCCTCGGTGACGAAGACCACTTGGGCGACATGGACTTCAAGGTCGCGGGCAGCCGCGACGGCGTGACCTCCATCCAGATGGACATCAAGATCGCGGGCATCCCGGCCGAAGTCATGCAGAAAGCCCTGCATCAGGCCAAAGTCGCTCGCGTACACATCCTCGATCAGATGGAAGCACTTATCGCCGCGCCCAGAGGCGAACTGTCCAAGTTTGCTCCGCAGATGGACATCGTGCACATTTCGCAGGACAAGATCCGCGAAGTCATTGGACCCGGCGGCAAGAACATCAAAGCCATCTGCGAAGCAACCAAGGCCGACATCGACATCGACGATTCGGGCAAGATCTCCATCTTCGCCCCGGATTCCGTCTCCTTGGCCAAGGCCCGGGAAATGGTGCTTTACTACGACCAAAAGGCCGAGCTGAATAAGGACTATGACGGCATCGTCAAAAAGATCATGGACTTCGGTGCATTCATTGAGATCCTGCCCGGGCTTGAAGGCCTGTGCCACATCTCGCAGCTGGCCCGTGACCGCGTCAACGTGGTGACGGACGTAGTCCAGGAAGGCGACGCCATCCGCGTCCGTGTCATCGACATCGAACCTTCCGGACGCATCAAGCTCAGCCGCAAGGCCATCATCCTCGAAGAACTGGGCGAAGAGCCCGAGCCGGTTCAGCCCCGCTCCGACCGCCCGCGCAGCGACAGGCCGCGCGGCGGGGACAGACCGCGCGGCGGCGATCGCGGCGGACCACGCCGCTAA
- the rpsO gene encoding 30S ribosomal protein S15: MVLTPERKAEVVKEYGKTETDTGSPEVQVALLTQRITYLTDHFKGHKKDFHSRTGLLKLVGKRRQLLNYLKKKDIQRYRDLIAKLGLRK, from the coding sequence GTGGTCTTAACCCCTGAACGCAAGGCTGAAGTTGTAAAGGAATATGGCAAAACCGAAACCGATACCGGGTCTCCTGAAGTGCAGGTAGCACTGTTGACCCAGCGGATTACGTACCTGACTGACCATTTCAAGGGTCACAAGAAGGACTTCCATTCCCGCACAGGTCTCTTGAAGCTCGTCGGCAAACGCAGACAGCTTCTGAACTACCTGAAGAAAAAAGACATTCAGCGTTACCGCGATCTGATCGCAAAACTCGGTCTGCGCAAGTAG
- the truB gene encoding tRNA pseudouridine(55) synthase TruB, with protein MSVPALKQLDGVLVLHKPGGPTSADCLNQIKRRLGQKKIGHAGTLDPMATGVLVVLLGQGTKLAGYLSDDRKTYRGRLILGQATDSYDVQGKVLSEAPWQHVDPEAVRSEVLGWKGTMSQEVPPVSAAKHQGKPLYALHRAGKEVPVKVKDVTIFDSQLLSMELPSVHFRVTCSAGTYIRSLAHSLGMRLGCGAVLSELEREASHPFTLAQAHSLEAVLESGDRLHELVLPMTQALPHWPKLVLDREQAALVQNGAWLPTSLFPDYPAQEGDRALMLSADQAPLALMEAGMRTGVLSWVILRGLWQA; from the coding sequence TGCCTGAATCAGATCAAACGCCGCCTGGGACAGAAAAAAATCGGCCACGCCGGCACCCTCGACCCTATGGCCACGGGTGTACTGGTGGTTCTGCTCGGACAGGGAACCAAGCTGGCCGGATATTTAAGCGATGACCGCAAAACCTACCGGGGAAGACTTATCCTGGGACAGGCCACGGACAGCTACGATGTGCAGGGCAAGGTGCTCTCCGAGGCACCCTGGCAACACGTGGACCCGGAAGCAGTGCGGAGCGAAGTCCTCGGCTGGAAGGGGACCATGAGCCAGGAAGTGCCCCCCGTATCGGCGGCCAAGCACCAGGGCAAGCCCCTGTATGCCTTGCACCGGGCCGGTAAAGAGGTCCCGGTCAAAGTCAAGGATGTGACAATTTTCGACTCGCAGCTTCTATCCATGGAGCTGCCGAGTGTTCATTTTCGAGTCACCTGTTCCGCAGGAACCTACATCCGCTCCCTGGCCCACAGCCTGGGGATGCGACTTGGGTGCGGAGCGGTGCTCAGCGAACTGGAGCGGGAGGCAAGCCACCCGTTCACCCTCGCCCAGGCTCATAGTCTGGAAGCGGTGCTGGAAAGCGGGGATCGGCTCCATGAGCTGGTCCTGCCCATGACCCAGGCTCTGCCCCACTGGCCCAAACTCGTGCTCGACCGTGAGCAGGCCGCGTTGGTGCAGAACGGGGCATGGCTGCCAACCAGCCTCTTCCCCGATTATCCGGCCCAGGAAGGGGACCGGGCGCTCATGCTCTCTGCCGATCAGGCCCCCCTGGCCCTGATGGAAGCGGGCATGCGCACGGGCGTCCTGTCCTGGGTCATCCTGCGCGGGCTTTGGCAAGCCTGA